One part of the Leptospiraceae bacterium genome encodes these proteins:
- a CDS encoding ATP-binding cassette domain-containing protein, which produces MPSKKTKCLSGSVTHIQFDNVSFAYGNTTIFNNLNLLFEKGKSYAIVGQTGSGKSTLLDLIMDFNTPASGQVFIDGINTQEIDEKSLANKILYIGQDAIIFNDTIRKNLEINTHYEEETISKILSLSCLEETIASFENGLEYLLQYRGTNISGGQKQRINLARALLRNPDVLILDESVNALDEITRQKVVENIKSEFQNKIIIFVTHDRDILNFVDEIIDLDSLKEKND; this is translated from the coding sequence ATTCCTTCCAAGAAAACAAAATGTTTATCGGGGTCTGTAACTCATATCCAATTCGACAATGTTTCCTTTGCCTACGGAAACACTACAATCTTTAACAATCTTAACTTACTATTTGAAAAAGGGAAAAGTTATGCGATAGTTGGACAGACGGGTAGTGGAAAGTCTACCCTACTGGATTTGATTATGGATTTTAATACTCCAGCTAGTGGACAGGTATTTATAGATGGGATCAATACACAAGAGATAGATGAGAAGTCATTGGCAAATAAAATTTTATACATTGGACAAGATGCAATTATTTTTAATGATACAATTCGCAAAAATTTAGAGATTAACACGCATTATGAGGAAGAAACAATTTCTAAAATATTATCCCTTAGCTGTTTAGAAGAGACTATCGCTTCTTTTGAAAATGGATTAGAGTATCTGTTGCAGTATAGAGGAACCAATATATCCGGCGGGCAAAAACAGAGAATTAATCTGGCGAGAGCCTTACTACGAAATCCAGATGTACTCATTCTAGATGAAAGTGTAAATGCGTTAGACGAAATAACAAGACAAAAAGTAGTAGAAAACATAAAATCAGAATTTCAAAATAAAATCATAATATTTGTTACCCATGATAGAGATATTTTAAATTTTGTAGATGAAATTATTGATCTAGATAGCTTAAAGGAAAAAAATGATTAG